In Salinigranum marinum, one DNA window encodes the following:
- a CDS encoding cbb3-type cytochrome c oxidase subunit I: MTEPDDEPEHDVETDGGQTDGGTVSGELAVPAAETDHADDHGHDFPGTNSIKRWFITTNHKDIGILYVVTSLFFLVLGGVLAWLMRIQLWAPREATEVILSPGAYNQAVSAHGLLMVFWFLSPFAFGFANYVVPLQIGAKDLAFPRLNALSYWLYLASGLLFGISFFQGGTFAGGWTMYAPLNVPTFTPDVGASTAVLALTLFVASVTVSSVNFLTTMHRMRAKGLTLRNLPLFTWSILLTVWMMLFAFAALLAALIILSSDRLLGTTYFAMESPAGSLLWTHLFWFFGHPEVYIVFFPALGVMAECFQTFTGRRIVGRKWFIAAMVLVALQSFVVWMHHMFLTTINLQIKTLFMVTTIGISLPFDLMVFALIYTMLKGKIRFTTPFLFSFGALLLFIIGGITGVFLGAVVLDYEFRGTYWVVAHFHYVMVGGITALVGGLYYWFPKMTGRMYDEFLGKLHFGVYFVGFNLLYFPLFIAWETPRRVFDYAPGLEPWHKVATIGGFVLGLSFLIMFYNLGKSAFSGDPAPDNPWKYGSTAEWAVSSPPILENFPGTPTYENGNLEFLTSSAAAQTDGGLATAADAARSKVQVREIETEDDDFHADHASIWPAVLSLGMFLLFLGLSGVQDASFGEGTMANVYMAATAVGGAVTVGSLLSWGLEPFTAFPGGEGEAWPFDGIENGKVGMWIFLASDVVLFGGFIGAYVFTRVAFGWAAWEPVPSNPVPGLMNTYLLLTSSFTVVLALIAAEKKHKWGVVATLTTTFVLGVGFLGNKAIEWNHLFHEGMWLSTNVRTSTFFLTTGLHAAHVIVGLFITLFLIARAWRGAYLEDNRSLEYFGLYWHFVDIVWLFLFPLFYIL, from the coding sequence ATGACCGAACCTGACGACGAACCCGAACACGACGTAGAGACGGACGGTGGACAGACCGACGGCGGCACCGTCAGTGGGGAACTCGCGGTGCCCGCCGCCGAGACGGATCACGCTGACGACCACGGCCACGATTTCCCGGGGACCAACAGCATCAAACGGTGGTTCATCACGACGAACCACAAGGACATCGGCATCCTCTACGTGGTGACGTCGCTGTTCTTCCTCGTCCTCGGTGGGGTGCTCGCGTGGCTGATGCGCATCCAGCTGTGGGCACCTCGGGAGGCGACAGAGGTCATCCTGAGCCCGGGTGCGTACAACCAGGCGGTCTCCGCGCACGGCCTGCTGATGGTCTTTTGGTTCCTCTCGCCGTTTGCCTTCGGCTTTGCGAACTACGTCGTCCCGCTGCAGATCGGGGCGAAAGACCTCGCCTTTCCCAGGTTAAACGCGCTCAGCTACTGGCTCTACCTCGCGTCGGGCCTGCTGTTCGGCATCTCCTTCTTCCAGGGCGGGACGTTCGCGGGCGGGTGGACGATGTACGCGCCGCTGAACGTGCCGACGTTCACCCCCGACGTGGGGGCCTCCACGGCGGTGCTGGCGCTCACTCTCTTCGTCGCCTCGGTGACCGTCTCCTCCGTGAACTTCCTGACGACGATGCATCGCATGCGCGCGAAGGGGTTGACACTGCGTAACTTACCGCTGTTCACGTGGTCGATCCTGCTGACGGTGTGGATGATGCTCTTCGCCTTCGCGGCGCTGCTCGCGGCACTCATCATCCTCTCGTCGGACCGCCTCCTGGGGACGACCTACTTCGCGATGGAGTCGCCCGCGGGGTCGCTCCTGTGGACCCACCTGTTCTGGTTCTTCGGCCACCCCGAGGTGTACATCGTCTTCTTCCCCGCGCTGGGCGTGATGGCCGAGTGCTTCCAGACCTTCACTGGGCGACGCATCGTCGGTCGCAAGTGGTTCATCGCCGCGATGGTTCTCGTCGCGCTCCAGTCGTTCGTGGTGTGGATGCACCACATGTTCCTCACGACGATCAACCTCCAGATCAAGACGCTCTTCATGGTGACCACCATCGGCATCTCTCTCCCGTTCGACCTGATGGTGTTCGCGCTCATCTACACCATGCTGAAGGGGAAGATCCGCTTTACCACGCCGTTCCTCTTCTCGTTCGGCGCGCTTCTCCTCTTTATCATCGGCGGGATCACGGGCGTGTTCCTCGGTGCCGTGGTGCTTGACTACGAGTTCCGCGGGACGTACTGGGTGGTCGCGCACTTCCACTACGTGATGGTCGGCGGTATTACTGCGCTCGTCGGCGGGCTGTACTACTGGTTCCCGAAGATGACCGGGCGGATGTACGACGAGTTCCTCGGTAAACTCCACTTCGGCGTCTACTTCGTCGGCTTCAACCTCCTGTACTTCCCGCTGTTCATCGCCTGGGAGACCCCCCGGCGGGTGTTCGACTACGCCCCCGGACTCGAACCGTGGCACAAGGTCGCGACGATCGGCGGGTTCGTCCTCGGGCTCTCGTTCCTCATCATGTTCTACAACCTGGGCAAGAGCGCCTTCTCGGGTGACCCCGCCCCCGACAACCCCTGGAAGTACGGCTCGACGGCCGAGTGGGCGGTGTCGTCCCCGCCGATCCTGGAGAACTTCCCGGGGACGCCGACGTACGAGAACGGGAACCTGGAGTTCCTCACCTCGTCGGCGGCGGCGCAGACGGACGGCGGCCTCGCGACGGCGGCCGACGCCGCGCGGTCGAAGGTCCAAGTCCGTGAGATCGAGACCGAAGACGACGACTTCCACGCCGACCACGCCAGCATCTGGCCGGCGGTGTTGAGTCTCGGCATGTTCCTCCTCTTCTTGGGCCTCTCAGGGGTCCAAGACGCCTCCTTCGGTGAGGGGACGATGGCGAACGTCTACATGGCCGCGACGGCGGTCGGCGGGGCCGTGACGGTGGGTTCGTTGCTCTCGTGGGGGCTCGAACCGTTCACGGCGTTCCCCGGCGGCGAGGGGGAGGCGTGGCCGTTCGACGGCATCGAGAACGGCAAGGTGGGGATGTGGATCTTCCTCGCCAGCGACGTGGTGCTGTTCGGCGGCTTCATCGGCGCGTACGTCTTCACCAGGGTGGCGTTCGGCTGGGCCGCCTGGGAGCCCGTCCCGTCGAACCCCGTCCCGGGGCTGATGAACACGTACCTCCTGCTCACGAGCAGTTTCACCGTCGTCCTCGCGCTCATCGCCGCGGAGAAGAAACACAAGTGGGGCGTCGTCGCCACGCTCACGACGACGTTCGTCCTCGGCGTAGGCTTCCTCGGCAACAAGGCGATCGAGTGGAACCACCTCTTCCACGAGGGCATGTGGCTGTCGACCAACGTGCGCACCTCGACGTTCTTCCTCACGACGGGGCTGCACGCCGCACACGTCATCGTCGGTCTGTTCATCACCCTCTTCTTGATCGCGCGCGCCTGGCGGGGTGCGTACCTCGAGGACAACCGGTCGCTGGAGTACTTCGGCCTCTACTGGCACTTCGTCGACATCGTCTGGCTGTTCCTCTTCCCGCTCTTTTACATCCTGTGA
- the coxB gene encoding cytochrome c oxidase subunit II encodes MSMTLPHGLPTTLAQSGLIPRGTRVFVFDRIFTVFLLLGTLVGIVVVAYMLYNAYKYRDTGEEDDVDRPVLGELPEGGGKGKKLFTSFALSAVIVISLVAWTYGTLLYVEEGPSAADSLEVEVEGYQFGWRFTYPNGHTTDGVLRVPADQGVRLRITSADVFHNFGIPELKVKSDAIPGQTSETWFIAEETGTYTANCYELCGAGHSYMTADVVVMEPDEYRAWYNDTNASAS; translated from the coding sequence CGCGGGGGACACGCGTGTTCGTGTTCGACCGCATCTTCACGGTGTTTCTCCTCTTGGGGACGCTCGTCGGGATCGTGGTCGTTGCGTACATGCTGTACAACGCGTACAAGTACCGCGACACGGGTGAGGAGGACGACGTCGACCGACCCGTCCTGGGCGAACTCCCCGAGGGGGGCGGAAAAGGTAAGAAGCTGTTCACCTCCTTCGCGCTGAGTGCCGTCATCGTCATCTCGCTCGTCGCGTGGACGTACGGGACGCTCCTCTACGTCGAGGAGGGACCGTCGGCGGCCGATTCACTGGAGGTCGAGGTCGAGGGCTACCAGTTCGGCTGGCGCTTCACGTACCCGAACGGCCACACGACCGACGGCGTCCTCCGGGTGCCCGCCGACCAGGGCGTCCGGTTGCGGATCACCTCCGCGGACGTCTTCCACAACTTCGGGATACCCGAGTTGAAGGTGAAGTCCGACGCCATCCCGGGGCAAACCTCCGAAACGTGGTTCATCGCCGAAGAGACCGGGACGTACACCGCGAACTGCTACGAACTCTGCGGCGCCGGCCACTCGTACATGACCGCCGACGTGGTGGTGATGGAGCCTGACGAGTACCGCGCCTGGTACAACGACACCAACGCGAGTGCATCATGA